One Sinorhizobium mexicanum genomic region harbors:
- a CDS encoding SulP family inorganic anion transporter, translated as MQLTLPRLPLIANLAGYQASWLRNDVSAGLAIAAVGLPSAIAYPAIAGLPPETGLYASITPLIAYALFGPSRRLIVGPDAATMTVLAAALTTVYAVPGVTADRVTVAALLALAVGALCLIARAVRLGVLATFLSRPILIGFFAGISLSILIGQIDRVTGIDIESEGLIAPVLELVSKASSIHWPSLLLAAASFALLQAARAMQSRIPGPVLVVALAVLLSALFNFEGYGIKVVGDIPRGLPSLTLPPVSGLPFQSLLLGAGAIFLVSFGSGIIAARSFGAKGGYLVDPNRELEGFGAANIAAGLFGTFPVTASDSRTAVNFSVGGRSQIASIVAAAALMAVLLYFGDVLRILPIPTLGAVLVATALSLIDISALKEIWRISRIEFAFALIAMSGPISFGVLEGVVTAIAATLVYVLHKTMFPRDALLGRLAGHDGFYKLHRNQAARPVPGFAVFMVQGSLLFFNTDYVRERLRAVIHELPADTRWFVMDASAIAQVDSSAAAMLDEVHDDLGRRGIALAIAELHFEAREILERAGVIAKIGANMIFEDLDDALDAFDKSNAEKAAQ; from the coding sequence ATGCAGCTCACACTCCCTCGCCTGCCGCTGATTGCCAACCTTGCCGGCTACCAGGCGAGTTGGCTGCGCAACGACGTTTCCGCCGGGCTCGCCATCGCGGCGGTCGGCCTTCCGAGCGCCATCGCCTATCCGGCCATCGCCGGCCTGCCGCCGGAGACCGGCCTTTACGCCAGCATCACGCCGCTTATCGCCTATGCCCTCTTCGGCCCGTCGCGGCGCCTGATCGTCGGACCGGACGCCGCGACCATGACGGTGTTGGCTGCGGCGCTCACCACGGTCTATGCGGTGCCCGGCGTCACCGCAGATCGGGTCACCGTGGCCGCGTTGCTGGCGCTCGCCGTTGGCGCCCTGTGCCTGATCGCTCGCGCCGTGCGGCTCGGCGTGCTTGCGACTTTCCTGTCGCGCCCGATCCTGATCGGCTTTTTTGCCGGCATCTCGCTTTCGATCCTGATCGGCCAGATCGACCGGGTCACCGGCATCGACATCGAATCTGAGGGCCTGATCGCCCCCGTGCTCGAACTTGTCAGCAAGGCCAGTTCGATCCATTGGCCTTCGCTGCTGCTTGCCGCGGCGTCTTTCGCGCTCCTGCAGGCGGCGCGCGCCATGCAATCGCGCATTCCCGGGCCGGTGCTGGTTGTCGCGCTCGCCGTCTTGCTGTCGGCGCTGTTCAATTTCGAGGGATACGGCATCAAGGTCGTCGGCGACATCCCGCGCGGCCTGCCATCGCTGACCTTGCCACCGGTCTCCGGTCTCCCCTTCCAATCGCTGCTGCTCGGCGCCGGCGCCATCTTTCTGGTGAGCTTCGGCTCGGGCATCATCGCCGCCCGCAGCTTTGGGGCCAAGGGTGGCTACCTGGTTGATCCCAACCGCGAACTCGAAGGCTTCGGCGCTGCGAACATTGCCGCCGGCCTCTTCGGAACCTTCCCCGTTACGGCTTCGGACTCGCGCACGGCGGTGAATTTCAGCGTCGGCGGCCGATCTCAGATCGCGAGCATCGTGGCGGCCGCGGCGCTGATGGCGGTTCTGCTCTACTTCGGCGACGTCCTGCGCATCCTGCCGATCCCCACGCTCGGTGCGGTGCTGGTGGCAACCGCGCTCAGCCTGATCGATATTTCCGCCCTCAAAGAGATCTGGCGCATCAGCCGCATCGAATTCGCATTCGCGCTGATCGCGATGTCCGGGCCGATCAGCTTCGGCGTTCTCGAAGGCGTGGTCACGGCAATCGCCGCGACGCTCGTCTACGTATTGCACAAGACGATGTTTCCGCGCGACGCCCTGCTCGGCCGGCTCGCTGGCCATGACGGCTTCTACAAGCTCCACCGCAACCAGGCCGCGCGGCCGGTGCCCGGCTTCGCCGTCTTCATGGTCCAGGGCAGCCTTCTCTTCTTCAACACCGACTATGTCCGGGAGCGCCTGCGCGCCGTGATCCATGAACTGCCCGCGGATACCCGCTGGTTTGTGATGGATGCGAGCGCCATCGCCCAGGTCGACAGTTCGGCAGCGGCCATGCTCGACGAGGTCCATGACGATCTCGGCAGGCGCGGCATCGCGCTTGCAATCGCCGAGCTGCATTTCGAAGCGCGCGAGATTCTCGAACGGGCCGGCGTGATCGCAAAGATCGGCGCCAACATGATCTTCGAGGATCTCGATGACGCGCTGGACGCCTTCGATAAAAGCAATGCGGAGAAAGCGGCGCAGTAG